In the Wyeomyia smithii strain HCP4-BCI-WySm-NY-G18 chromosome 2, ASM2978416v1, whole genome shotgun sequence genome, one interval contains:
- the LOC129719493 gene encoding arylsulfatase B-like, whose protein sequence is MAIVGLTLLILFVFGITGGDSKRSSRPNIIIIIADDLGWNDVSFHGSLQIPTPNLDALAYSGIMLNRHYTPPLCTPSRASLMTGKHPINIGMQHHVIESDQPWGLGLDQKLMPQYFQEAGYKTRLVGKWHLGFFQKAYTPTQRGFESHFGYVGPYIDYWDHSLQMSNSSTRGLDIRRDLEVDYTVNGTYATDLFNSEAVRIVKDHNRTDPLFLVLTHLAPHAGNEDDPLQAPEEDVQRFSYIKNENRRVLAAMISRMDKGIGEVVRALKQREMLDNSIILFFSDNGAPSVGTHANSGSNFPLRGQKYSPWEGAVRTPAIIWSPLLGTEGRISNQWFHTSDWLPTLARVAQIKNIPRGSAIDGVDQWRTLLDPTRNVRSVVLNNIDRIHHYSSFIKDGWKYVNGSSWDGKYDYWLGMIGTEDSISEEEYWARVANSTVATVLLLDVEPLKELRQNASISCEAHPSDIPCDPLKAPCIFNLIEDPCERNNTAVDHPDIVQKLGQEVQQYFTTAVEPRNKPSDPRSDPLYYNVTWTWWQDEPSSSSGVAVPVAIFVVAAITVGLLVAYVKRKLCPVKES, encoded by the exons ATGGCCATTGTGGGCCTCACGTTGTTGATACTTTTTGTGTTCGGAATCACGGGCGGGGATTCCAAGCGATCTTCCCGACCGAATATTATCATCATAATTGCCGATGATTTG GGGTGGAATGACGTGAGTTTCCATGGATCGTTGCAAATTCCCACGCCCAATTTGGACGCACTGGCGTACAGTGGAATTATGCTGAATCGACACTACACGCCACCACTTTGTACTCCCTCGAGGGCTTCCCTGATGACAGGCAAGCATCCAATCAACATCGGCATGCAGCATCACGTGATTGAGTCCGATCAGCCTTGGGGTTTGGGTCTGGATCAGAAGCTAATGCCGCAATATTTCCAAGAGGCTGGCTACAAGACCCGCCTGGTCGGGAAATGGCATCTCGGATTCTTCCAAAAGGCTTACACACCGACGCAGCGAGGATTCGAAAGTCACTTCGGATACGTTGGACCGTACATCGACTATTGGGATCACAGTTTACAGATGAGCAAT AGTTCCACCCGCGGGTTGGATATACGACGGGACCTGGAGGTGGACTACACTGTCAACGGAACATACGCCACCGACCTCTTTAACAGCGAAGCTGTTCGGATAGTAAAAGACCACAATCGGACGGATCCACTGTTTTTGGTTCTCACTCATCTGGCCCCACATGCCGGAAATGAGGATGATCCTTTGCAAGCCCCCGAAGAGGATGTTCAGCGATTTTCATACatcaaaaacgaaaatcgacgtGTATTGGCTG CCATGATCTCCAGGATGGATAAAGGAATCGGTGAAGTTGTGCGCGCACTCAAACAACGCGAGATGCTAGATAATagcatcattttatttttctcagacAATGGAGCTCCGAGCGTGGGTACTCATGCCAATTCTGGATCAAATTTCCCGCTACGCGGC CAAAAATACAGTCCTTGGGAGGGCGCAGTCCGTACTCCGGCTATAATTTGGAGTCCTCTGCTGGGAACGGAAGGCCGAATTTCGAATCAATGGTTTCACACCAGTGATTGGCTTCCGACGCTTGCTCGAGTCGCACAGATCAAAAATATTCCCCGTGGCAGTGCGATTGACGGGGTTGATCAGTGGCGCACCCTACTAGATCCAACACGAAACGTGCGGAGCGTGGTGTTGAACAACATCGACAGAATACACCACTACAGTAGTTTTATCAAAGATGGTTGGAAGTACGTTAATGGTTCTTCTTGGGATGGAAAGTACGATTATTGGTTGGGTATGATCGGTACCGAGGATTCCATCAGCGAAGAGGAATACTGGGCTAGGGTAGCGAATTCAACGGTTGCAACAGTTTTATTGCTGGATGTGGAACCGCTTAAAGAGCTTCGTCAAAATGCGTCGATTAGCTGTGAAGCTCATCCCAGCGATATTCCTTGTGACCCGCTTAAAGCACCTTGCATTTTTAATCTTATTGAAGATCCATGCGAAAGAAATAACACTGCTGTGGACCATCCAGACATTGTGCAAAAACTAGGTCAAGAGGTGCAGCAGTACTTCACAACGGCAGTGGAACCGAGAAACAAACCTAGTGATCCACGGTCCGATCCTCTTTACTATAATGTCACTTGGACCTGGTGGCAGGA